A single genomic interval of Koleobacter methoxysyntrophicus harbors:
- a CDS encoding ECF transporter S component: MNVKFVTRTAILLALTLAFQMLKLPQPFTGPAVNTMLFVSTAVVGIGGGITIGALTPWIAFINGILNPVLAPAIPFIMIGNGVLVTLFGLLKRTNIYLAIVAAALFKYIVLSTAVRFVINVPPPVAKALQIPQLYTALTGGVIALIVIKVLEKPLGIKETKEK, encoded by the coding sequence ATGAACGTAAAATTTGTAACCCGTACAGCAATATTGCTGGCTTTGACTCTGGCATTTCAAATGCTGAAACTTCCCCAGCCCTTTACGGGTCCTGCCGTTAATACAATGCTTTTCGTATCGACGGCAGTAGTGGGAATAGGTGGGGGGATAACAATAGGGGCCCTTACCCCATGGATTGCCTTCATCAACGGGATTTTGAACCCGGTGCTGGCACCTGCCATCCCTTTTATAATGATAGGAAACGGGGTCCTTGTAACCCTTTTTGGATTATTAAAAAGAACGAATATCTATCTGGCTATAGTTGCTGCAGCATTGTTTAAATATATCGTCCTTTCAACGGCAGTAAGGTTTGTGATTAATGTTCCGCCTCCCGTTGCTAAGGCCCTTCAAATACCCCAGCTATATACAGCTCTTACTGGCGGGGTTATTGCTTTAATTGTCATTAAGGTTCTTGAAAAACCCCTGGGGATAAAAGAAACTAAGGAGAAATAA